The window TAATCCTTTTCGTGAGAGAAGGGCATATTATGAGCACCACAAAAGTGAAGTCAGAGATATAATCGTAAGTGGAACCAACCGAGCAAACGCAATTGGTTTGGATACCATGTTAAAAGTAAAAGAATCAATGAAAATATCTATTTAGCATGAAGGTTATGAGGATAATAATCTCGTTTTTATATCTGTAGCAAAGAAAGAGCAATCTCCGCCAGGGTATATAAACGGCTTCGCCGCCATGGCAGGATTGCCCTTTCTTTGCCTTTGGGCGGTCATGACTTTGCACAGGTAGAAATAAGTGGTTATAATTACCTATAACAGATGGATAAGGAAACCAGCCTAACATTTATAGCAAATTAATCTTGGGCCAAAAGGGAGTGAAACAATGTTTAAAGAAATGAGAAGAATGGACAAGCAACTGACGGAGGAAGAGAATATTGGCATTCTGCAGAAAGGGGAGTATGGGATTTTATCCACCATCAGTACCAATGGATACCCCTACTCAGTGCCTTTAAATTATGTTTACCATAACGGTTCTATTTATTTTCATAGCGCCCCGGAGGGGCACAAACTGGAGAACATAGCCATAAACGATCGAATCAGTTTTTGTGTTGCCACGGATGTGGAATTGCTGCCCCAGAAGTTTGATAGCAAATATAAAAGTGTTATTTTGTTTGGCCGGGCTTCTTTGGTGGTGGATGCCAAGGAACATGAAGCAGCCCTGGTGGCGCTGGTGAAAAAATATTCCCCTCAGTACTTGGAAGCAGGAAGGGAATATATCGCCAGGGCCCAGGGCCAGGCTCGAATTGTAAAAATAACCATTGAACATCTCACAGGAAAAGCGGAGAAATAAAGATTGGCTTATTCGTAGCCGCGTTTTTTGTCCATGGCTTCATCGCGAATTTCTACCCGCATGGAATCAAGGGCTTCTTCTCTTCTATGGTTCTTTTCAGCTAAGATTTGTTTTTGTTTGGGATCATCGGTTAAAGACATGGTTTCCTCTGTACGCTCAATATTTTGGATGGTATGGTTGATATTGCGCTGTATCTTTTCTACATTGTCCCTGCGATCATCGGCATGAGGTTTCATAACTAGTCTCCCTTCGGTTTACTTGGTTTTCATGGTTTAGTATTTTGAAATAAAAAGGGTTTTATTCAATACAAGATCATTTAGAATAAAAAGGAATGTGAAATACAACAAGCCTTTTATAAAATCAATGCTGGGGAAAGGAAGCCAAAATGAAGTATGCGTGGGTGGATGCCTATTGTCTTGCCAAAAAAGGAGTGCAAAAGGATTATAAAGTTGAGTGGGAAGCAACGAGATATATGATTAGAGGGAAAATGTTTGCCCTGCAGGGCGGAGACAAAGAAGGCAAGGCTATTATTACCCTTAAACTGGAGCCCATGATGGGTGAACTGTTGCGAAATCAATATGAGGATATTGTGTCGGGTTATTATATGAATAAAGAACACTGGAATTCTCTGTACTTAGATGGGAACGTTCCCGATGGGGTTTTAAGGGATATGCTGGATAAATCCTATCAACTTGTATTCCATTCGCTGCCCAAAAAGGTTCAGCGGGAAATAAACGGACCAGAATAACCGGCAATAATTTAGAAGTTTAAGTCAATATTTGCAGGGAAGAAAGGAGTAATCAGCATGGCTATAAGAGAAATACGTAAGGTTTTGACCGGCCAAATCCAGTATGACGGCGCAGGGGTGAAATTGGTGCGGGTGATCGGGCGTGACGATGTTTATGATTTTGATCCTTTTTTAATGCTGGATGCTTTTGATTCCCATGACCCTGCAGATTATATCAAAGGTTTTCCCTGGCACCCGCACAGGGGCATTGAAACGGTGACCTATTTGATTCGTGGAAAGATTGAGCACGGCGACAGTTTGGGCAATAAAGGAAATATTTTGGACGGAGAGTGTCAGTGGATGACGGCGGGCAGCGGCATTCTCCATCAGGAAATGCCCCAGGCTGCCGAAAGAATGCTGGGGGTTCAACTCTGGCTGAACCTGCCCCGGCAGGATAAAATGACAGTACCCCAGTATCGCGACCTTTCCGCAGCCAAGATACCGAAAATTCAAGAAGAAAACGCTACCGTGGGGGTCATTTCCGGTCACTATCAAAAAACCTCCGGAGCAATCCAGGGAGATTACGTGAAGACCTTGTTTTTGGATGTTGCCGTTCAGGCGGGAGCCTCCTGGCGGATGGCAACGGAAAAGGATTGGACGTTGTTTATTTATATCCTGGAAGGAGAAGGGGCTTTTGATGCTGAAGGCCGTCAAATGATTCCGGGTAAGAGTGCGGTGCTCTTTACCGAGGGGGAAGAAATCTTTGCCCAGTCGGCGGACAAAGAGCTTCGTTTCCTTGTGTTTGCCGGAAAGCCGCTGAAGGAGTCCATCGCTTGGGGCGGGCCAATTGTTATGAACACCCAGGAAGAGCTGCAGCAGGCTTTTAAAGAAATTAAGGAGGGTACCTTCATCCGGGAAAACAATCAATAAAAAATGCTCGCATGTTCGTCGTTTTAAAGAGCAAAGAAGAAGCAAGGGGATGTTCCTCTTGCTTCTTCTTTTTGCCAATAGCCCAGTGGGTATCCCTATTTATTATGGATTTTAATAAAAGCTCTGCCGGGGGATACAATATTTTAGAGGAAAGGAGACGGGGAATTGGATACTTATGTAATCATAACTTATCGTGTAATTTTTATTATGCTTTTGTTTTTAGTGGTGCATTGATCACCGGACGCAGGCATATGGGGGAAATTCCTATTTTTGATTTTCTGGTTATTATTACTTTAGGCTCTGTTGTGGGGGCGGACATTTCTGAACCGGATATTGCCCATTGGCCCATTATCTATGCCATGCTCCTGATCATGCTGATGCAATATCTCTATGGCGTTCTAATTATAAAAAACAGAACCATCGGCAAGCTGCTTACCTTTGAGCCGGTTGTGGTAATTGAAAACGGGCAGTTTGTCAAGTCTAGCCTGCGCAAGTTGAAGTATAGCATGGACACGGTGCTGACCATGTTAAGGGAAAAGGATGTCTTTGACGTAAGTGAGGTGGAGTTTGCCATTATTGAATCTACCGGACAACTGAGCGTGCTTAAAAAATCCCAGTATCAGCCCCTTACCGCAAAGGAACTGAAAATTAATACGGATTACAAAGGGTTATCCATTCCTCTTATTGTGGAAGGAGAGATCTATGAACAGAATTTGCAAAATCTTCATTTAAGCAAGCAATGGCTGATGGAGCAACTCCATAAATCCAATTTGTATCATGAAAAGAATGTATTTTATGCGGCCATTAATACCGAGGGGAAACTTTATATCTCAAGGGGCATGGACAGCATAAAAGATATTCATAACATCCGGCACTAAGACAATTTATAACCCCAAATAAGGATGACCAGGGCAGAGACTTAAATTCAACAAGGGGCATCTTGTCATCACCA is drawn from Desulforamulus ruminis DSM 2154 and contains these coding sequences:
- a CDS encoding pirin family protein, whose product is MAIREIRKVLTGQIQYDGAGVKLVRVIGRDDVYDFDPFLMLDAFDSHDPADYIKGFPWHPHRGIETVTYLIRGKIEHGDSLGNKGNILDGECQWMTAGSGILHQEMPQAAERMLGVQLWLNLPRQDKMTVPQYRDLSAAKIPKIQEENATVGVISGHYQKTSGAIQGDYVKTLFLDVAVQAGASWRMATEKDWTLFIYILEGEGAFDAEGRQMIPGKSAVLFTEGEEIFAQSADKELRFLVFAGKPLKESIAWGGPIVMNTQEELQQAFKEIKEGTFIRENNQ
- the tlp gene encoding small acid-soluble spore protein Tlp, with the protein product MKPHADDRRDNVEKIQRNINHTIQNIERTEETMSLTDDPKQKQILAEKNHRREEALDSMRVEIRDEAMDKKRGYE
- a CDS encoding pyridoxamine 5'-phosphate oxidase family protein — translated: MFKEMRRMDKQLTEEENIGILQKGEYGILSTISTNGYPYSVPLNYVYHNGSIYFHSAPEGHKLENIAINDRISFCVATDVELLPQKFDSKYKSVILFGRASLVVDAKEHEAALVALVKKYSPQYLEAGREYIARAQGQARIVKITIEHLTGKAEK
- a CDS encoding MmcQ/YjbR family DNA-binding protein; translation: MKYAWVDAYCLAKKGVQKDYKVEWEATRYMIRGKMFALQGGDKEGKAIITLKLEPMMGELLRNQYEDIVSGYYMNKEHWNSLYLDGNVPDGVLRDMLDKSYQLVFHSLPKKVQREINGPE
- a CDS encoding YetF domain-containing protein, translated to MDFNKSSAGGYNILEERRRGIGYLCNHNLSCNFYYAFVFSGALITGRRHMGEIPIFDFLVIITLGSVVGADISEPDIAHWPIIYAMLLIMLMQYLYGVLIIKNRTIGKLLTFEPVVVIENGQFVKSSLRKLKYSMDTVLTMLREKDVFDVSEVEFAIIESTGQLSVLKKSQYQPLTAKELKINTDYKGLSIPLIVEGEIYEQNLQNLHLSKQWLMEQLHKSNLYHEKNVFYAAINTEGKLYISRGMDSIKDIHNIRH